One genomic region from Drosophila subpulchrella strain 33 F10 #4 breed RU33 chromosome 2R, RU_Dsub_v1.1 Primary Assembly, whole genome shotgun sequence encodes:
- the LOC119549083 gene encoding imaginal disk growth factor 6, whose translation MIIKTIAIVSLCLASLQASKAAPQQPQVPKKHLVCYYDSASFVKEGLGKLVIDELEPALQFCDYLIYGYAGIERDSNKAVSLNQQLDLDLGKGLFRTVTRLKRKYPNVKILLSVGGDKDIDLDKDGKELSNKYLELLESPTGRTRFVNTVYSLVKTYGFDGLDVAWQFPKNKPKKVHSGIGSLWKGFKKVFSGDSIVDEKSEEHKEQFTALLRDVKNAFRPDNLLLSTTVLPNVNSSLFYDIPAVVNYLDFVNLGTFDFFTPQRNPEVADYIAPIYELSERNPEFNVAYQVKYWLRNNCPGSKINVGVATYGRPWKLTDDSGETGVPPVKEVKDEAPVGGNTQVAGIYSWPEVCALLPNQNNAYLKGANAPLTKVQDPAKRFGSYAYRAADKKGDNGIWISFEDPDTAADKAGYVRTENLGGVALFDLSYDDFRGLCTNEKYPILRAVKYRLTN comes from the exons ATGATCATTAAAACCATAGCGATCGTATCGCTCTGCCTGGCCAGCCTTCAGGCCTCAAAGGCGGCACCCCAACAGCCTCAGGTGCCCAAGAAACACCTGGTCTGCTACTACGATTCCGCCAGTTTCGTCAAGGAAG GTCTGGGCAAACTGGTGATCGATGAACTGGAGCCGGCTCTGCAATTCTGCGACTATCTGATCTACGGCTACGCGGGAATCGAGCGGGACTCCAACAAGGCGGTGAGTCTGAACCAGCAGTTGGACCTCGACCTGGGCAAGGGACTGTTCCGCACGGTGACCCGCTTGAAGCGCAAGTACCCCAATGTCAAGATCCTGCTGAGCGTGGGTGGTGACAAGGACATTGACCTGGACAAGGATGGCAAGGAGCTGAGCAACAAGTACCTGGAGCTGCTGGAGAGCCCCACGGGTCGCACTCGCTTCGTGAACACTGTGTACTCGCTGGTGAAGACCTACGGATTCGATGGTCTTGACGTGGCCTGGCAGTTCCCCAAGAACAAGCCCAAGAAGGTGCACAGTGGCATTGGCAGCCTGTGGAAGGGATTCAAGAAGGTCTTCTCCGGGGATTCCATTGTGGATGAGAAGTCCGAGGAGCACAAGGAGCAGTTCACCGCTCTCCTTCGAGATGTCAAGAATGCCTTCCGCCCTGACAATCTGCTGCTCTCCACCACCGTTTTACCCAATGTGAACTCATCTT TATTCTATGACATCCCTGCTGTGGTCAACTACCTGGACTTTGTGAACCTGGGCACTTTTGATTTCTTCACACCCCAGCGTAATCCCGAGGTGGCCGACTATATTGCCCCCATCTATGAGCTCAGCGAACGCAATCCTGAGTTCAATGTGGCCTATCAGGTGAAATACTGGCTGCGAAACAACTGCCCTGGCAGCAAGATcaatgtgggcgtggccacCTACGGTCGTCCCTGGAAACTGACTGATGACTCCGGCGAGACTGGAGTTCCCCCCGTCAAGGAGGTCAAGGATGAGGCTCCCGTGGGTGGCAACACCCAGGTGGCTGGCATCTACAGCTGGCCAGAGGTCTGTGCCCTGCTACCCAACCAGAACAACGCCTATCTTAAGGGAGCCAACGCCCCGCTGACCAAGGTTCAGGATCCCGCCAAGCGTTTCGGATCGTACGCCTATAGGGCGGCCGATAAGAAGGGCGATAATGGTATATGGATAAGCTTCGAGGATCCCGATACCGCTGCCGATAAGGCCGGCTATGTGCGCACCGAAAACTTGGGTGGAGTGGCCCTGTTCGACTTGTCCTATGACGATTTCCGAGGACTCTGCACCAACGAGAAGTACCCCATCCTACGGGCGGTAAAATACCGTCTGACCAACTAA